GCCCGCACATGCTTTTGCAGTACCAATTTTGGAATCATTGCACGTCCATATTTCATTTAATAGTGATTTTttagtgaaaatttttatatttttttatagttATGGGCATGGGAGAGGATGCCCAGGATTTGTCCGACCGTTTTGTTTCCTGCTGTACAAGGCGATAATTTTCCCAAAGGTGGTCGTTGGGCAGGAGAACATACAACTAGATATGTGCCATCGCATGTCGTCTCATTATTTTGTGATGCACTCATGAAGATGGAAGCCGACGAGGTACTCAAACTAATATACAATTTTGATAGCAAACTCTGAATATGTATTTATAATCGCACTTACTTGAACTAATTTATTGTCATAGTTTATCTGGGAGCCATATTCTACCGACCTTATTGCACAGCTCCCCGCTTATTGCTCAGCCGGACAGCACATATGGCGGTCAGTAGTTCCATTGATATATTGGGAGGTTGTGGAATTTCACTTTCCATAATGGGTACTACGACAATTTGGGTTATTTCAACCGATACCTGCCTCCGTCGATACAAACACGGATAAGAAATTACATTCTTTAGGTCACTCAGACTGTTCCGGAAAGGATTGGGCCCAGTACCATAGTCATTGGGTGCAATATTGGGAACGTCATGCTCAATCGGTTGTTAGTGGATATCGCAGCGATCCATTAATACCTTCAGATGAGTACATTGTATGGTACCAGAACATTACTGTACGCTATATAGCACCTCCTGTTTCACGACAAGCAGTAGATGATACTCATCGGCTAGATGGGGGACAGTTTGACTATTTGGTAAATTATtaaaccctttttctttttatgtaaTTAAATCACATTGCATGTTTATTTCTTAACATATAATATGACTATAAtatacaaatttctttttttttaggttGATTCGATGTCTCGGATTGGTTCGATCTGTGAGATGTATCTTGATCCTGAAAATCCAACGCAGTGTGCTCATCCGGGACTAATAGCCATTCGTGAGAAGGCATTTGGCGCATTACAATACCTGAATCTAGGACATAAAACAGTAGCTGGTCCATTTGTTCGTCAATTTATTAGTCAATCTGCCTCTTCTGCTGCCACTTTTCAGATGCCTGTCGAGCATCTACCTAGGGAAGCCCGTGGTAGGAAACAAGCAGTTAGACGTCGCAGAGGAAGCACCTCTACGCATGCTGTTTATGTTCCGGACGAAGATATAATGCAGACTTCATCACTATCCGGTTACGATCCACCTGTTGGCATACACTTTTCTCATAATGAAGCTTTCTTCACACCTCCAACTGTGCCAGCTTTTGGAGGTCATTTCAGTGACACACCTACTCCCATACCCGTATTTGGTTATACGTCTGCAGCTGCATCGTCGTCTACAATGATTGATATAACGATGTGTCCAGAAATTCAGTTTCAGGATAATCTTGATCAAATGCACCATTTTATAGGGATCTCGACTGGTTTCTCACCTGCTTTGCATAAGGACGACGACAGTGTTCCCATTAGTGCTTCTTTTAAAGCGTCTATACATGGTTCTTGTCCTAGATGCGGTCAAACTCCGGTATTCGATCCCTCCGTTGATGATGACGATGATCAAACACCTGAACAAGTTCATGCACTACCTCGGAGGTCCGAACGATTACAATTAGGACGAGACCTACCACATAAGAGAATTCATTAGAAATGTGATTGTTCTACCACTCTGCGAGATAAGGGCAAGAGGTGCATTGATGGGTGAAATAATTATCAAAACTCTCATTTTATTGCTAATTATTACATTCTATAAATATTGTTTAATGttgcattatttattattattcaatTTAGCATtatcattaaaaattttaaaaatatgactTAGGTAAATTTTACAATATTTTTAACACCATACCAATTATTTAAATTCTAAACTCTAATTATgcctaatttattattatttaagttTATATAGTAATTATTACATTCTGTAAATATTGTATTATTTATCATTATTGATtgcaataataatattataaaacttaaaaatatgaCTTAAGTAAATTTTATTAGTAATTTAATAGCATATTCAATTATCATGTTAATTTATAAATTTCTCATTATTCTAATAtcatattttgaatttttgataattttggtTTATAATAGAATTTTAGTAATATGATTTAagaattttaatttaaaatgTATTACATTGTAATTTGAAATTAGTATTTCATGTAAAACGTAAAATTCTAATTACACCTATTTAAGGGTTATGAAAAATGGCAGGGAAAAACTTGGTCGCGCTGCCTTTATTAAACGTTAagtaatttattaaaaattacatatgaaATAATAACAGATAggagtaaaaaaataaattagaatGAGCGGCGACActtattaaaaattacatatgaagtaataaataacttattaaaaattatatatgaaataataaaaaggtagGAAGAATGCttcaaaaaaaatggaaaaaaataacaaaaaacaaaagctTCGCCGCCTCAATTGCAATTAGGAACATTCCTTCGCGGCcaagatgtttttttttttttttttttttttacaaaaaactgACCCAAAAACATGACagtaaaataaatgaaaattaaaagaatttttatCAGTAGACTCAAATCCCATTTGCGGCGACCCCTTACCCAACACTACACCCCGAATACCCCCAATTTTGTAAACTTTTTCAAAATCGACAATATACTAAGAAATTCGCCTGAGTAGAGGGTAAATTTATCagtttatttgttctatttattGGCTTTTGACAGTATTATTGACAAGGGAGGAACACGCCGTTGTTAgctccaaataaataattaaccaTGAGAACTTTTGTTTAATACAAAATAACACAGAGTTTACCCTTACAAATCCAGCCAAAATGTATTCTGAATCATTCATGTCTTAACATAATTTGTTTGATCAGAGAGCAAAGTGCAACTGATCTACATGGGATGAAgtgtctttttgtttttgttttttgtttttaggAGAGACTGGCTTTTGGGCCTATTGCCGTGTAAATGAaaaggtcttttttttttcaggcaCTAGAGATATTTGTATGCATAGGAAGTTAGAGCTCCACAAAAAATATACaagtaaaagaatgaaagacAAAAAGATTTGTACTTTGTAGAGGCCCCGTTCTGGGCCTGGACACATGGCAGCCCAGGAAGGGCAGAGTTGGGTTTGGATCTTAAGCCCCTGACAACCGTCCTGGGACACACTACCACTAGGGCTCCGAATGGCTCCAGAGAACCGTCCCGCAGAGGGCGGGGAGAATCCCCTTCAGCGCGAGATTGAGACTATACCGGGTAAAtcccgaaacgtacggaggtcggactctaGAGCAGGTATAAATGGTAACGCACACCAACTACgcaaggtacgctcactattggcCAATTACGCCCGACTGTTTTACTTTCCGTGAACTTCACTCACCagaaaactaacttgaccgtcggagtgctcTCGGGGACAACCTCGGGGCTCCCCTATTAGGCCACTCTCTTGTTTGCTTTGCAGGCTTGGGACACGCTCTCCTCCTCAACACGCCGAACTCATCAGGTCAGTTCGGTCCGGGGAAGCTCAACgcttcttcagttggcgccgtctgtgggaaacgAAAGGTAGTCGAAGTCGTGCTGATGGCGAGAACGCGTTCCAAGCGGACCGTAGAGAACACCGATCCTGGAGCTGGCGAGGGGTCCCGGCGAAGGGAGACCGAGGCAGATCGGGATGCCGGGGGCTCAACCCTTTCAGGGGAATGGAGACAACAGATCCTTTAGTTTGTGTCGGAGAACCTCCCCATGCTGGAAGACATCATCCGGCAGGCGAAGGAGGGGGGGCGAAGCCGGGGTCGCGCAGACCTACAAGACGAAGGGGAAGGAGAAAGAATCACCCCCTGACCCCTCGGAGGATGAGTCACAGGACCAGCCCCGCAGAAGGAAACGGCCACGGACTCCCCCTCGCTCCCGAGCCTCGATGGTCGGGGATAGCGAGAGGTACTCCCGCGACCGATCTGCGGGGAGCAGACCGATAAACCCCTCCCCGCAGAAGCCTACGCGGAACCAGCCTGAACGCTCCCCCGACCGATCTATCAAGAGCCGGCCGCGCAACCTTCCCCCGTGAAAGCCTGTTCGAGACGAACTCGAGCAGATCTTGCAGCCGCAGTTGTACGAGGACAACTACACAATCTCGCCCTTTACCCGGGGAATAGAGGACTACCCGTTACCCCGGAGATTCAAGATCCCGAACATAGAGCTATATGATGCTTCGACAGGCCCGTAAGACCACCTCTCGGTCTTCCTGACGCACATGCATCTCCAAACCGCTGCGGATGAGATCCGCTGCAAAACCTTTCTCATGTTCCTGAAGGGAAAGGCTCGGCTCTGGTTCCAGGACCTGGCACCGGGGTCCATCCGAAGCTTCTCCGAACTGGCTAGGCAGTTCGTCGCCCAGTTCGTATTTTCGAAAACTTATTCGAAGAACGCGACTCACCTAATGGCGATCAGGCAGAAGCCAGAGGAGTCACTGAGGAATTTCATGACCCGCTTCAACACGAAAAGCCTGCAGATGAGGGACATGGACGAAAAGGTGGTCATGACCGCCTTCATGAACGGGTTCAGGGCAGAGGAGCTCTTCTACAAGCTGGCCGAGAAGCCTCCCAGAGACCTGGAGGAGTTCTGGACCAAGGCGCACGCTGCCGCTAATGCTGAGGAGGCGGCCCGCTTGAAGAGAAAGTCAGATCGGGAGCTCAGAGTTCGGAGAGGACGGGGAAATCCACCTGAGAGCAAGGATGGCCCGACCAAGAAAAACGTCTTTGACTGGCTTTCGAAGGAGAAACCCCCAGCTCCGCCAATGCCTCCGGAAAAAGGCTTAACCCTCCTGACTCGGCCCCGAATCCAGATCCTAGTCGTCACGGAGGCGGAGAGCCTGGGAGAACGGCCGCCTAAGATGGGGACGCCTCGGAACAAACGAAACCAGGACCGGTACTGTGCCTTCCACCGGGACGTTGGCATGATACAGAGGGGTGCTGGACCTTGCGGAGAGAGATCGAGGATCTGATTCAGCGCGGTTTCCTGGGACGATTCGTGCGGCAAGGTCGGCCAGGCCCGGAGTCGGGACGCACCTACCGCGGAGACAGGGGCAAGAGCCAGCGTCGCGATCGCTCTGATGGGCGTGACGCTCCTCGGGATAGCTCCCCCGACCAGAACACCCAGAATCTAACGGGGGTGATAAATACTATCGGTGGGGATTCCACGGGGGGGATAGCCACACAGCTCGGAAAAAACAGGCGACCTCCCCCCGAGGGGGATGACTCCCTGAATCGCTTGCGCATGGACGAGGAGATCACCTTCGGGTCCAGGGATGCGGTTCCCCTGGCGTCCGGGAACCACGAGCCTGTCGTGATAGACGTCGTTACCAGTAACTATCGGGTGAAAAAAATGTACGTCGACCAAGGGAGTGCGGTGGACATCCTGTTCCACCGGGTGTTCAAAGAGCTCGGCCTGGAGGACAGACAATTGACTCCAGTTCGGACACCCCTGGTGGGTTTCACCGGACCACCCGTCAACCCGAAGGGAATGATCACCCTGATGGTCACGGTAGGGCAGGCTCCCAAATGCCGGACCATCCCTGTCAATTTCGTGGTAGTCAAACAACAATCGCCGTACAACGTGTTCCTGGGTCGGCCTGCTTTGAACGCCCTCCGAGCTATTCCCTTTTCGCTCCACCTCAGCGTCAAATTCCCCACTCCGGGAGGAATAGCCGAGGTACGTGGCGATCCAAAAGTGGTCAGAGCTTGCTACTTGGCCATACTTCGGGGACAGGAGAGGTGGTCGCCCAGACGACCACCTTGGTGCCTTACATTCCAGGGGAGGAGACCCGGCAGTTGAGTACCCAAGACGAGGTCGAGGAGTTCCCCCTGAGGGAAGATAGGCCTGACTAGGTCCTTCGTATTGGCGCATCGCTACATTTTGAGGAGAAGGAGGGTTTGAAGGCCCTGTTATGGGAATACTCCCAGGTCTTCGCGTGGACGGTGGAGGACATGCCCGGGATTCCAACTGATCTGGCCGTCCATCACCTTAACGTAGATCCCTGCTTCAAGCTAGTGAATCAGAAGAAGAGAAGTTTCACCCCAGAAAGGAATGAGGTGATCAAGAAGGAGGTCGGCAAGCTGTTGGAATCCAGGATTATCCTGAAGGTATACTACCCGACCTGACTAGCCAACCCGATCCTGGTGAAGAAGGAGGACCAGTCCTAGAGGATGTGCGTGGACTTCATAGATCTTAACAAGGCCTGCCTAAAGGATTGCTTCCCCTTGCTAAGGATCGACAGGTTAGTAGACTCTACTGTGGGTTTTGACGTTTTGTACTTCTTGGATGCTTTCAAGTGATACCACCAGATAGAAATGGCCGAGAAAGATCGGGAAAAGACTTCCTTCATCACTGAGGAAGGGACATACTGTTACCGGACAATGCCGTTTGGATTGAAAAACGCTGGAGCTACCTACCAGCGCTTGGTCAACAAACTCTTCCAGGTTCAGATCGGCAGGAgtatggaggtctacgtggacgACATGATCGTCAAGAGCTGAACCGACCAGCAGCTCGTTCCCGACCTGAGTGAAATCCTGAACATTCTATGGGAGAGCCGGATTCGGTTGAACCCGAAGAAATGTACTTTCGGGGTTAGGTCGGGAAAGTTCCTGGACTTCCCGATCTCCCGAGAGGGGATTCGGGTCAACCCGGATAAGTTCCGGACCATCGTGGATATAGCCCTTCCGAGAAACGTCAAGGAGGTCCAACGGCTTACGGGAAAGATGACCGCCCTGAATAGATTCCTCTCGCGCTCCGCGGTGAGGGGGTTACCCTTCTTTCGGATCCTAAAAGCACACCTGGCTGAACTGCCTGCTCTGACCGCCCCGGAACAGGGAGATACCCTGTTCCTATACTTATCTGCTTGCAACGAGACCGTTAGCTCGATTTTGGTGCGGGAGGACAGGGGGGCTCAGAGGTCCATATACTATGTTAGCCGGGCTTTACAGGGGCCGGAGACGCGGTACACGCCGACGGAAAAATTGGTTCTTGCCCTGGTACACGCCGCCCGGAGGTTCCGACCTTACTTCCAGACCCACAGCATTGTAGTCATGACTGATCAGCCCTTACGACAGATACTCACAAAACGTGAGGTCTCGGACAGGATGACCAAGTGGGCCGTCGAGCTGGCCGAGCACGACATCGGCTACCAGCCTCGTACTACTATCAAAGCTCAGGTTTTGGCAGACTTCCTTACTGAGGGGGCGAGTTTGTCCATGGCTGAGCCGATCTCTTTGCCCAAGGACGTACGACCGGAAGAGCCGTGGGAATTATTCGTGGACGGGGTCTCGAGTAAGGAGTGAAGCGGAGCCGGCCTGCTGCTCGCCTCGCCCACCAGGGAAGAGCTGACCTACACGCTCAGATTTGACTTCCCGGCATCCAACAATGAGACCGAGTATGAGACCCTATTGACGGGACTACGGATAGCCCACCAGATGGGTATAACCGCGATCAAAGTCGAGAGCGACTCGTAACTCGTAGTCCACCAAGTCCGCGGGGAGTACGAGGCCAAGGAGGACGTCATGAAGAAGTACTTTGCTAAGGTACGGGAGGCGATAGCCCTGttcgaaacttttgaaatcgagcGGATACCGAGGTCACAGAACAAGCGTGCGAACGccctgtcaaaactggcgtcctCCTCGTTCGCTCACCTGAGCAAGGGAGTGttggtggaggtagtcaagCATAAAAGCGTTGACCGGGTCCAGGTCTTGGCTatagacagcccggcctctggATGACTCCCCTCGCGGACTTTCTCAGCTCGGGTGCCCTCCCTGAGAACAAAATCAAGATTCGCCGACTCCAACTCAGAGCTGCTAAGTACGCCTACGGTGGGAGGACCCTCTATAGGAGGTCGTATTTGTACCCCTGCTAAAGTGCGTGACTCCTGAAGAGGGCGACTACGTCCTCCGTGAAGTTCACGAAGGCTTATGCGCAGCACATGTGGGGTCCCGGGTGTTGGCCAAGAAGTGTCTGCTCCTAGGCTACTATTGGCCTTCAGTGTTTCGGAACGCCGCGGCACTAGCTCAAAAATGTCAAACTTGCCAGGTGCACGCCCCGCTGCGCCACCAGCCACCTCGGGAGATGATCCCCATCCATAGTCCTTGGCCCTTTGCCTAGTGAGAAATAGACCTTCTGGGGCCTTTTCCTCGAGTCCCTGGGAGATACGAGTATCTCGTGGTGGCCATTGATTACTTCACCAAGTGGATGGAAGCGGAGCCTCTGGCTACTATCTCGGGGAAAACAGTttagaaattcttttggaaGAGCATAGTTTGCCGCTTCGGATTTCGCGTGTTCTGATATTCGACAATGGACGATAGTTCGCTGAAAACCCCTTCAGGAGCTGGTGCGCCGAGTTGGGGATTAACCAACATTTCACATCGGTCAGCCACCCCCAGGCCAATGGCCAGGTGAAAAACGTTAACCGAACCATTCTGCAAGGACTAAAGACTAGGTTGGAACTGGCCCAGTCCAACTGGCTAGATGAACTCTCTAGTATCCTCTGGGCTTACCGCACTACGCCAAAGACGGCCACTCACGAGACCCCATTCTCCCTGACTTATGGGGCAGAAGCGGTGATACCCGCAGAGATCGGCCTCCCCTCGCTTCGGACGCAGAACTTCGTTGCGACGGCCAACGAGGAAGAACTGCGGTGTAACTTGGACATGCTGGAAGCCAAACGCGAAGAAGCGGCGATACGGATGGTTAAGTACAAAGGTCAGCTCGCCCGCTATCATAACGCAAAGGTGAGGGAGATGCAGTACCGGCCGGGAGACCTCGTCCTAAGAAAGAATTCAATTAGTCGGTCCCATAGTTCCAACAAACTTGATCCGAACTGGGAGGGACCGTACAAAGTCCTGGAAACGAGCCGAGCTAGCTACTGCAACCTTGCGAAATTAGATGGAGTGGAAATACCTCGCACTTGGCACTTCTCGAACTTGCGATTGTTCGTGGGTTAGATTGGGCCAGGGTATCTTACTGTCTATTCTTCAGAATTCGTGTACAAGTTCATCATTGAATAAATGTCAGACTTTTAACCTTCCTTTTACCAACACCGTTTTACTTTTAAGTTTAGGTCCTACACTAGCACACTCAGACAGTGCTAAGTGTCCTAGTGGGGGGCTGGGTGATGGATGGTAATGGTAATGGATGGAATGCCTTTAAAGTTTGAGAGTGgatgctcgacccaggaggttgGCATGGCTTAAAGCTTTAAAGTCTGGTGTTCGGCCCCAGAGGCCGACACGTCATAAACTATTTTGATGCAGTTTGATAAAATCCGGGAGTTCGAcgttcgacccaggaggtcggcacggaTCAAAACTTGAAAGTCTGGTGTTCGGCTCCAGAGGTCGGCATGTCGCTTTGCTTAAAGTTTGATAGATGCTCGGCCTAGGAGATCGGCACGGCTCAAAACTTGAAAGTCTGGTGTTCGGCCCCAGAGGTCGGCACGTCGCTTTGCTTAAAGCTTGATAGATGCTCGGCTCAGGAGGTCGGCGTGCGACCttgatagatctatttggtgctcgacccaggaggtcggcgagACTTAAAAACCTTAAGGATTGATGTTCGGCCCAGGAGGTTGGCACGCCGCTTAGGTTGCCGGAATTCGATTGTTAGTTTAGTTTGATTCAATTGTTGACTTATAGTTTGACAGGTGCTCGACCCAGGCGGTCGGCATGGCTGCTTTAGTAAATCGGTTTGAACCCAGGCGGTCGGCATGCCATTTCGACTGTTAGGGTTCGGATTTCATGCGAAACTTGGAAGCCAGAAATTAGGTAATCTCGTTCGAATTTTGTATGTACATTCGAAACCTACCTATTACAAAGCCTACCGAGctagataaaaagaaaaaagagaaaagatgtACAACTCAACTCCCGAGAGACCCTTAAGTCGCCTAGGCCACCGGCTCCTTCCCGGAAGCTCTGCTCGGAGCCCCGTCCTCCACCAAGGGAACCTCCGTCAGGTCGGCTCCCACATCACTTCTGCCTACCAGGTCTTTCAGGACATGCCCCTTGCAATACCCGTCGAAAAGCCAGTCCAGCTTCTCCTCGGCCGGGGGATTGTAGTCCTTGAAGTCAGCCAAATTGAAGCCAGGCAGGTTGAGACCCTTCACCTGATCCAGCTCCGACCGGGTGGAGGCAAGCTGGACTTGGGCCCTTCCAGCCCTTTGTATGCCTCGCCCACCCGGGCCTTTAAGGAGTCCGCCTCCTTAAGGGTCTGGGCAAGCCTCTGCTCTGTCTcccgatttttctttttcaatttctcCAAGTCGGGAGACAGTTCAGAGAAGCGGGTCACCAGGGCAATTCCAGCCGCATCGGCCTGAGCAATGGAAAGAAAAATTACCGTGCTACTGACTCCATGTAAGGAAGGAATGGAGATGCAAGCGACCTAAATGAAAGGAGAC
This region of Coffea arabica cultivar ET-39 chromosome 3c, Coffea Arabica ET-39 HiFi, whole genome shotgun sequence genomic DNA includes:
- the LOC140037975 gene encoding uncharacterized protein, with translation MDEEITFGSRDAVPLASGNHEPVVIDVVTSNYRVKKMYVDQGSAVDILFHRVFKELGLEDRQLTPVRTPLVGFTGPPVNPKGMITLMVTVGQAPKCRTIPVNFVVVKQQSPYNVFLGRPALNALRAIPFSLHLSVKFPTPGGIAEVFAWTVEDMPGIPTDLAVHHLNVDPCFKLVNQKKRSFTPERNEVIKKEVGKLLESRIILKIEMAEKDREKTSFITEEGTYCYRTMPFGLKNAGATYQRLVNKLFQVQIGRSMEVYVDDMIVKS
- the LOC140037974 gene encoding uncharacterized protein encodes the protein MHLQTAADEIRCKTFLMFLKGKARLWFQDLAPGSIRSFSELARQFVAQFVFSKTYSKNATHLMAIRQKPEESLRNFMTRFNTKSLQMRDMDEKVVMTAFMNGFRAEELFYKLAEKPPRDLEEFWTKAHAAANAEEAARLKRKSDRELRVRRGRGNPPESKDGPTKKNVFDWLSKEKPPAPPMPPEKGLTLLTRPRIQILVVTEAESLGERPPKMGTPRNKRNQDRYCAFHRDVGMIQRGAGPCGERSRI